A region from the Lentisphaera profundi genome encodes:
- a CDS encoding proline--tRNA ligase, whose protein sequence is MRLSKLIGKRVKEAPKDAQSASHIFLMRGGYIRPLSTGIFTLLPLAARMTAKIENIIREEMNAVESQEILMPLVNPADIWHESGRYDSVDQSLLRFKDRNQKDMVLAMTHEEAVCHMARTEITSYKQLPTSVFQIQTKYRDEARARAGLIRVREFTMKDAYSFHETEECLSSYYNEVHKAYERIFQRLGLTDCVSIEADSGMIGGSLSHEFMAVTEIGEDTIFLSPDRQYKANREVATSKITYKSEAALELEKVHTPTQKTIEEVSLFLEVAESDTAKAVFYSSASIEDKVILCVIRGDIEVNETKLGNHLGCGDLVTANDEAIIAAGAVPGFASPKGLNKDNVIIIADPSAVESSNLVVGANEEAHHYKNFNWERDFDGDADIIDIATVREGEPCPITGEPLEMLNGIEVGNIFQLGTKYSDSMGVRYLDKNGKSQIPTMGCYGIGVGRALASVCEQRNDKWGPVWPISIAPYQVHLIALTGGQAPIKEEAEELYKKLQKEGIEVIFDDRSPKPGFAFNDADLIGVPLRLIISKKSLEQDAYEFKTRDGSEKELIPKADVFDFIVNRVKTEMEKFV, encoded by the coding sequence ATGAGACTCTCAAAACTTATCGGAAAACGCGTTAAAGAAGCGCCAAAAGATGCGCAAAGCGCAAGCCATATCTTTCTTATGCGTGGCGGTTATATCCGTCCTCTTTCAACAGGTATCTTTACTCTCCTCCCTTTAGCTGCTCGCATGACAGCTAAAATCGAAAACATCATTCGCGAAGAAATGAACGCAGTTGAATCTCAAGAAATTTTGATGCCACTCGTAAATCCTGCAGATATCTGGCACGAATCTGGTCGTTACGATAGCGTCGATCAAAGTCTTCTGCGCTTCAAAGACCGCAATCAAAAGGATATGGTTTTGGCCATGACTCACGAAGAAGCCGTTTGCCACATGGCAAGAACCGAGATCACCTCATACAAACAACTGCCTACTTCTGTTTTCCAAATCCAAACGAAATACCGTGATGAAGCACGTGCACGCGCCGGATTAATCCGCGTACGCGAATTCACCATGAAAGATGCTTATTCATTCCATGAGACCGAAGAATGCCTCTCCTCCTACTACAATGAAGTGCACAAAGCCTATGAACGTATTTTTCAACGTCTTGGTTTAACTGACTGTGTTTCTATCGAAGCTGATAGTGGCATGATTGGCGGTTCACTCTCTCATGAATTCATGGCCGTAACTGAAATTGGCGAAGATACTATTTTTCTCTCACCTGATCGTCAATACAAAGCGAATCGCGAAGTCGCCACTTCAAAAATCACTTACAAAAGCGAAGCAGCTCTAGAACTAGAAAAAGTTCATACCCCAACACAAAAAACTATTGAAGAAGTTTCTCTATTCCTCGAAGTAGCAGAAAGCGATACGGCAAAAGCTGTCTTCTATAGCTCAGCTTCCATCGAAGATAAAGTGATCTTATGTGTCATTCGCGGAGATATCGAAGTCAACGAAACAAAACTTGGCAATCACCTCGGCTGTGGCGATTTAGTCACTGCTAATGATGAGGCTATTATTGCCGCTGGTGCTGTACCAGGTTTCGCCTCTCCTAAGGGCCTTAACAAAGATAACGTGATTATCATTGCTGATCCTTCTGCAGTTGAAAGCTCTAATCTAGTCGTCGGTGCTAATGAAGAAGCTCATCACTATAAAAACTTCAATTGGGAACGCGACTTCGATGGCGACGCTGACATCATTGATATTGCTACTGTTCGCGAAGGCGAGCCTTGCCCTATTACTGGTGAACCACTCGAAATGCTCAATGGCATCGAAGTCGGTAATATCTTCCAACTCGGTACTAAATACTCAGATTCCATGGGTGTGCGCTACCTCGACAAAAATGGTAAATCGCAAATTCCAACCATGGGTTGCTATGGTATTGGTGTCGGCCGTGCTCTCGCTTCTGTTTGCGAACAACGCAATGATAAGTGGGGTCCCGTTTGGCCCATCTCTATCGCTCCTTATCAAGTTCACCTCATTGCTTTAACAGGTGGACAAGCTCCTATTAAAGAAGAAGCTGAAGAGCTCTATAAAAAATTACAGAAAGAAGGGATCGAAGTTATTTTTGATGACCGTAGCCCTAAGCCTGGTTTCGCCTTTAATGATGCTGACCTCATTGGCGTTCCCTTGCGTTTAATCATCTCCAAAAAATCACTGGAGCAAGACGCATACGAATTCAAAACTCGTGATGGTAGCGAAAAAGAATTAATTCCAAAAGCAGACGTTTTTGACTTCATTGTCAATCGTGTGAAAACTGAAATGGAAAAATTCGTCTAA
- a CDS encoding ArnT family glycosyltransferase, with translation MYNEKDPKPLALVILFSLFFTYLCIENYSYELSPRESTLAHITRHISEQGYFENSMLGTQTKHSPFYSWISLLLSGEKVNPFSLRFVSLISLVGIGLISFFSAKRFGGIKSAWPAFAFSISSIAVVNMATRAEEGLLTAFLMSCAWLSWYSISRKSKRWFKAWFWGIFFTSLAASVNGPHMYLFFYLPTLFMTRPTDIRKRLVMLPHLSAMSFNILIIIAIQYFLTKFASDRESAFTYFSTDVSAPQKIDFQFDEGYIKASIKFALNAMSYYLPWTFLAWTGFCEAFRLIEKNSSAGPEIFRFMRRITCVLFFAFMLYPESNAYSLLPLIFPLSVMTALHYPIYARRYGLLLNKVLRAIHLLNFIALLIIAGFAYPLLSQEMSHYQELHLSIAISFLLAGIIISILFFFKMFKRQPLWYKIIFTSMLIYFSVDSARHMRLNEFEYSKQDTAQLIHQSIKNDNELVYNFSGHELKAELFYLANKSIQVNQAFEPAQLADTIYVIGTESKPVRICTDSVRYKWQAISLPFKVKDSTLTVYRGDVIQNN, from the coding sequence ATGTATAATGAAAAAGACCCTAAACCCCTCGCTTTAGTCATTCTCTTTAGTCTATTTTTTACTTATCTATGTATCGAAAACTATAGCTACGAGCTAAGTCCTAGGGAAAGTACTCTCGCCCATATCACGCGCCATATTAGCGAGCAAGGCTATTTTGAAAACTCCATGCTCGGCACGCAAACGAAGCACTCCCCCTTTTATTCTTGGATCAGCCTCCTTCTAAGTGGTGAAAAAGTTAATCCCTTTTCTCTGCGCTTCGTCTCACTCATTTCATTAGTCGGCATCGGCTTAATTTCATTTTTCTCCGCCAAACGTTTTGGTGGTATAAAATCAGCATGGCCAGCCTTCGCCTTTAGTATAAGTTCCATTGCAGTAGTGAACATGGCTACTCGTGCAGAAGAAGGCCTCTTAACAGCTTTTTTAATGTCTTGTGCATGGCTCAGTTGGTACAGCATAAGTCGCAAGAGCAAACGCTGGTTCAAAGCTTGGTTTTGGGGCATTTTCTTCACCTCTTTAGCCGCTTCCGTCAATGGCCCACACATGTATCTCTTTTTTTACTTACCTACACTTTTCATGACTCGTCCTACAGATATCCGCAAACGCCTTGTTATGCTCCCACATCTAAGTGCCATGAGTTTTAATATTTTGATTATCATTGCTATTCAATATTTTTTAACGAAGTTCGCCAGTGACCGTGAGAGTGCTTTCACTTACTTCAGTACCGACGTCAGCGCTCCCCAAAAAATCGACTTCCAATTTGATGAAGGTTACATCAAAGCCTCCATTAAATTTGCTCTCAATGCCATGAGCTATTACCTCCCATGGACTTTTCTTGCTTGGACGGGTTTTTGCGAAGCCTTTCGACTCATCGAAAAAAACTCCAGTGCAGGACCTGAAATTTTCCGCTTCATGCGCAGAATCACATGTGTTTTATTTTTTGCTTTTATGCTTTACCCGGAAAGCAATGCCTACTCTCTTCTGCCTTTGATTTTCCCTTTGTCAGTTATGACGGCACTTCATTACCCGATTTATGCGAGACGCTATGGCCTGCTCCTGAACAAAGTTCTCAGAGCTATTCACCTGCTCAACTTTATTGCCCTGCTTATCATTGCTGGTTTTGCCTACCCTCTTTTAAGTCAAGAAATGAGCCACTACCAAGAACTCCATCTTAGTATCGCCATAAGCTTTCTACTCGCAGGGATAATCATTTCCATTTTATTCTTTTTCAAAATGTTTAAACGCCAGCCCCTATGGTATAAGATCATCTTTACTTCCATGCTCATTTATTTCAGCGTTGATTCAGCACGACACATGCGACTCAATGAATTTGAATATAGCAAGCAAGATACCGCGCAACTTATTCATCAGAGTATTAAAAATGACAATGAGCTCGTTTACAATTTTTCTGGCCATGAATTAAAAGCTGAGCTTTTCTACCTAGCAAATAAATCAATCCAAGTGAATCAAGCTTTCGAACCAGCGCAACTCGCCGACACCATCTATGTTATCGGAACCGAGTCCAAGCCTGTACGAATCTGCACTGATTCAGTTCGTTATAAATGGCAGGCTATCAGCCTCCCCTTCAAAGTTAAAGATTCCACGCTCACAGTCTACCGTGGTGATGTGATTCAAAATAACTAA